A stretch of the Arachis stenosperma cultivar V10309 chromosome 6, arast.V10309.gnm1.PFL2, whole genome shotgun sequence genome encodes the following:
- the LOC130933992 gene encoding uncharacterized protein LOC130933992 produces MPLYAKFLKELINKKRSWHEKETVLLTQECSAVIQRGLPPKLKNPGSFFLPCTIGNITIKKALCDLGASINLMPYSMMIKLCIEEVKPTQMSLELVDKSLVFLKGVIENLLVKVDKFIFPADFVILDLGEEESDSIILGRPFLAIARAIIDVEQGVLTLRVHEESITLNVFLEAHRTDEKENCMKDDREDLHRKEESNEMLISSLPKQKTIWL; encoded by the coding sequence ATGCCTCTATATGCAAAGTTCTTgaaagagctcatcaacaaaAAGAGAAGCTGGCATGAGAAGGAAACGGTGCTTCTGACACAAGAATGTAGTGCTGTCATCCAAAGAGGTCTCCCACCAAAGCTCAAAAATCCTGGGAGCTTCTTCTTACCTTGCACTATTGGTAATATAACCATTAAAAAAGcactgtgtgacttaggagccaGCATCAATCTAATGCCTTATTCTATGATGATAAAGCTATGCATAGAGGAGGTAAAACCCACACAGATGTCACTAGAGCTCGTGGACAAATCATTGGTATTTCTCAAAGGAGTGATTGAAAACCTTTTGGTTAAGGTGGACAAGTTTATATTCCCTGCAGACTTTGTAATCCTGGACCTAGGAGAAGAAGAGAGTGACTCTATTATCTTGGGAAGACCCTTCCTGGCCATAGCAAGGGCTATCATAGATGTTGAACAAGGAGTGCTGACCCTAAGGGTACATGAAGAGAGCATTACTCTGAATGTCTTTCTAGAAGCACATCGTactgatgaaaaagaaaactgcATGAAGGATGACAGAGAAGACTTGCATAGGAAGGAAGAATCCAACGAGATGCTCATTAGTTCCCTCCCAAAGCAAAAGACAATATGGCTTTAG